In Pseudophryne corroboree isolate aPseCor3 chromosome 3 unlocalized genomic scaffold, aPseCor3.hap2 SUPER_3_unloc_11, whole genome shotgun sequence, a single genomic region encodes these proteins:
- the LOC134983289 gene encoding gastrula zinc finger protein XlCGF57.1-like, giving the protein MLSPDCDIKDNDSRQDSPGDNPITPIIHPALSADPSDPGKCSPDHSDIGASVTALTEDTVFPCSIDANYFTQNTKPINPQTSKAGERPFPCSDCGKCFKYKSFLHRHQRSHTGERPFPCSECGKCFAQKSDLVRHQQSHTGEKPFSCYECGKCFAQKSLLVIHQKSHTGENPFSCYECRKCFTRKSQLATHQRSHTGEKPFPCSECGKCFAHKSDFVKHYRSHTGEKPFPCAECGKCFARKSDLVEHQRSHTGEKPFSCSECGKYFSRKSQLATHQRSHTDEKPFPCSECGKCFAQKSDLVKHYRSHTGEKPFPCSECGKCFALKSDLLRHQRYHTGEKPFSCSECGKCFSLKSHLLTHQQSHTGEKPFPCSECEKCFAYKSDLVTHQQSHTGEKPFPCSECEKCFANTSNLLRHQRSHTGEKPFLCSECGKCFAHKSDVLRHQRSHTGEKPFSCCECGKCFTQKSDVPRHQRSHTGEKPFSCSECGKCFTQKSDLVIHQRSHTGERPFPYSEK; this is encoded by the coding sequence atgttatccccggattgtgacataaaagataatgacagtagacaggattctccaggagataaccccattaccccaattatacatccagctctatcagctgatccctctgatcctgggaaatgttctcctgatcactctgatattggtgcatctgttacagctctgacagaagatacagtgtttccgtgttctatagatgccaattattttacacagaacacaaaaccTATTAACCCACAGAcaagtaaggcaggtgagaggccatttccatgttctgattgtgggaaatgttttaaatacaaatcgTTTCTtcatagacatcagagaagtcacacaggtgagaggccatttccatgttctgagtgtgggaaatgttttgcacagaaatcagatcttgttagacatcagcaaagtcacacaggtgagaagccattttcatgttatgagtgtgggaaatgttttgcacagaaatcacttcttgttatacatcagaaaagtcacacaggtgaaaatccattttcttgctatgagtgcaggaaatgttttacccggaaatcacaacttgctacacaccaaagaagtcacacaggcgagaagccatttccatgttctgagtgtgggaaatgttttgcgcatAAATCAGATTTTGTTAAacattacagaagtcacacaggtgagaagccatttccatgtgctgagtgtgggaaatgttttgcacggaaatcagatcttgttgaacatcagagaagtcacacaggtgagaagccgttttcttgctctgagtgcgggaaatatttttcccggaaatcacaacttgctacacaccaaagaagtcacacagatgagaagccatttccatgttctgagtgtgggaaatgttttgcgcagaaatcagatcttgttaaacattacagaagtcacacaggtgagaagccatttccatgttctgagtgtgggaaatgttttgcactcaaatcagatcttcttagacatcagagatatcacacaggtgagaagccattttcttgctctgagtgtgggaaatgtttttccctgAAATCACATCttcttacacatcagcaaagtcacacaggtgagaagccatttccatgttctgagtgtgagaaatgttttgcatacaaatcagatcttgttacacatcagcaaagtcacacaggtgagaagccatttccatgttctgagtgtgagaaatgttttgcaaacaCATCAAATCTTCttagacatcaaagaagtcacacaggtgagaagccatttttatgttctgagtgtgggaaatgttttgcacacaaatcagatgttcttcgacatcagagaagtcacacaggtgagaagccattttcttgctgtgagtgtgggaaatgttttacacagaaatcagatgttcctagacatcagagaagtcacacaggtgagaagccattttcttgctctgagtgtgggaaatgttttacacagaaatcagatcttgttatacatcagagaagtcacacaggtgagaggccatttccatactctgagaaataa